The genomic stretch GGCGCTCGCCGCCCTGAACGTCGAGCTGGAGCGTGACCACGGCGTGCAGGTGGCGATCCGGATCGGCGTGAACACCGGCGAGGTGGTGGCTGGTGACCCGCGCGCCGGCCAGCGGCTGGTCACCGGCGACGCGGTGAACCTGGCCGCCCGACTCGAGCAGGCGGCCGAGGCCGGCCAGGTGCTCCTGGGAGCCAAGACTCAGCGGCTGGTGAAGGACGCGGTCTTGGTCGAGGAGGTCGCCGCGCTGGACCTGAAGGGCAAGTCGGCGCCGGTGAAGGCCTTCCGCCTCCTCGAGGTCCTGCCGGATACGGCCGGGCACATGCGCAACCTGGACTCGCCCATGGTCGGGCGTGCCAAGGAGCTCGATGTCCTCCGACGCGCCCTAGAGCGCGCCCGTGGCGATCGAACGTCGCAATTGTTCACCGTGCTGGGTCCGGCCGGAGTCGGCAAGTCGCGCCTGATCGGCGAGTTCCTGGCCGGCACCGGCGATGCCGCGGTGCTCCGTGGGCGATGTCTGTCCTACGGGGACGGCATTACCTACTACGCGCTCCGCGAGATCGTGCACCAGGCGGCGGGAATCTCGGAGGGCGACGACGCGCCGACTGCGATGACACGGCTCAGCACGGTCCTTGCCGGAGCAGATGACAGCGACCGCATCGCCCGCCTGGTCGGCGGACTCCTGGACTGGGCCGATCCGAGCAGCTCCGAGGACGGTTTCTATGCGGTTCGGAAATGCTTCGAGCACCTGGCCCGAGAGCGCCCGCTGATCGTCGTCTTCGACGACATCCACTGGGCCGAGCCTCTGCTCCTGGACCTCCTTGAGCACCTCGCCGACTGGACGCGCGATGCGGAACTGCTCATCGTGTGCGTGGCCCGCCCCGAGCTCTACGAGATCCGTCCCGGCTGGGGTGGCGGCAAGCTGAATGCCACCTCGATCCTGCTGGAGCCGCTGGCGGGGGACGAGGCCGGGGCCCTGCTGGACAACATCCTCGGCGAAGCTGCCTTGCCGCCGACCGCGCGCGATCGGATCCTGGCTGCGGCTGAGGGCAACCCGCTGTTCGTTGAAGAGATGATCGGGATGCTCGTCGACGATGGCCTGCTGCGCTTGACCGACGGCGCCTGGCGGGCAGTCTCCGACCTCGCCGATCTCACCGTCCCACCAACCATCCAGCTCCTGCTCGCGGCCCGCCTTGACCGATTGGAGTCGGAGGAGCGAGCCGTGATCGAACGGGGTGCGGTTGAAGGCAAGGTCTTCCACATCGGGGCTGTCACCTCGCTGTCGCCCGAAGCCGTGCGCTCGCAGGTGCGGCCGCGCCTGCTGGCCCTGGCGCGCAAGGAGCTCATCCGTCCCGACCGCGCCGAATTCGCCGGGCAGGATGCCTTCCGCTTCCGCCATCTGCTCATTCGGGACGCGGCCTACCAGGCCATGCCCAAGGAGCAGCGGGCGGAGCTGCACGAAGGGTTCGCCCGGTGGCTGACGGGGGCTGCCGGCGATCGGGTCGTCGAGTACCAGGAGATCCTCGGCTACCACCTCGAGCAGGCCTACCGTTATCGGACCGAGCTCGGCCCGATCGATGACCGGACCCGTGCACTCGGGCAGGAGGCCGGCCGTGCGCTGCAGGAGTCCTCGGAACGGGCCGCTGCGCGCGGTGATGCGATGAGCGCCGTTCACCTCCTGGAGCGGGCCGGCGAGATGCTCGAGGGCGTCGACCGCGCAAAGGCCAACGTCGATCTGGCCTCGCTCCTGGTTGGGAGCAGTGACATGGCGCCTGCGATCGCCATTCTCGACCGGTTCCTCGCCTCGCCCGAGGCGGCCGAGGTTCCGGGCCTCCGAATCCGGGCGTCGGTCTACCGGGTGAGTGCGCGGTCGGGAACTGATCCGGAGCTGAGCTTTGAGGCGGCCCGGGCATCTTTCGCGTCGTGGCTGGCCGAGGCCGAGGCGCTGGGCGACGAGGACGCGATCACGACCAGCCTGCTCAGGCTCGCCCAATTCGAGTTCTTCCTTGGGCAATGCCGCGTGCAGCGCGAGATGTGCGAGCGGGTCGTGCCGCACGTCGAACGCATCTCGATGGACGAGCGGCTCATGGTCGTCTGGGGCTTCAACTCCGATGCGTACTGGGGCTCGCAGCCCGTTGCCGATGGCCTGCGCAGCGTCGACACCATCCGATCGATCCTGGGTGACGGGGTCGTCGGCCGCCGAAGGGCCGATGAGCTCATCGGGTGGCTGTCGGCCATGAGCGACCGAGGCGAGGATTTCGACGCGGCGCTGAACCGGGTGGACCGCGCATGGGCGGATCTAGGAGACCCCGACGCTCGATTCTGGTCCGGGGGTCAGCAGCGCTCCGAGAGCCTCTGGCGACTGGGACGCCCAACCGAGGCGATCGACTGGTTACGCGGCGACAAGCGGTACCTCGATGCGCGGGGCGAAACGTCCTTCAATTCCACGGTCACGGCGCTGCTTGCGACCTACCTCGCCGAATCAGGCAAGTTGGACGATGCCGCGTCCCTGATCCCAGAGGCGCGCACTCTGGCGGCCAGCGATGACTTCGCCACGCATGTGACGATCGGGTGGGCCAAGGCGCTCGTCTTGTCGGCTCAGGCCGACCATGGAACTGCGCTGATGGCGATCGACGACGCCATGCGACTGATCACGCCCACCGACTACCTGAACTACACCGCCGACACCATCCGGATCCGGGGTCGGGTGCTCCTGGCTGCCGGCCGGCGGGAGGAGGCCCAAGCCGCTTTTGATGAGGCCCTCAGCCTGTTCGAGCGCAAGGGCAATGTTGCGTCGGCTCGCCGCCTCCGCACATGGCTCGAACGCCCCGCTGCTGCCGTCCCATGATCCGGACCAGTCCCTTCCACGAACGGACCAGCGCCCTGAACGAGACGGGCCTGTGGAGCCATTGGGCCGGGCATCTGGCGGCCAACCGCTACCAGGTGTCGGACAAGTTCGAGTACTTCGCGGTCCGCAACGCGGCCGGCATCTTCGACACCTCGCCGCTGTACAAGTACCGGTTCGCCGGCCGGGATGCGGAGCGATACCTGGCCGGCATCCTGGCCCGGGATATCCGAGCCTGCCCACCGCAGCACGCCCAGTACACCACCTGGCTCGACGACCGCGGCTTTGTCTTCGAGGACGGCGTGATCCAGCACCGAGCTGCCGACGAGTACCTGCTCACCTCGGCCGAGCCGAACTTCGCCTATTTTGCCGACCGAGTCGGCCGAATGCAGGTCACCCTCGAGGACGTGAGCCTGGACATCGGCGCCCTCGCCGTCCAGGGGCCCCGGTCGCGCGACCTTCTGACCCGCCTGGTGCCAGGAGTCGCCGAGCTACCCTTCTTCGGCATCACCACGGGGGAGATCAGCGGCAAGTCGGTCCTCGTGAGCCGAACCGGCTACACCGGCGACCTGGGCTACGAGGTCTGGGCTCAGACACCGGACGCCCTGGCCGTGTGGGACGCCCTGTGGGAGGTCTGCGACGGGCAAGGTGTCCTCCCCTACGGATTGGCGGCGCTGTACATGCTCCGCATCGAAGCCGGGCTGCTGTTGCTCGGTAAGGACTTCGACTCCAGCCGATTCGCGTTCAATGACGCCCATCGGTCCACCCCCCTGGAGCTCGGCTGGGCCTGGATGTTCAAGGGGCTGACCGATGACGACCGCGCCTTCATCGGCCGTCGCGCGCTCGAGCGGGAGATCGCCGAGAAGACGTCCCGCTGGCGGATGAGCGGATTGGTGGTGGACTGGGAGGACTACGACCGCGTCTACGGCGAGGCCGGCCTCATCCCGCCCAAGGGGCACGCCCCGGTCCACGAGGACTGGATGGTATACAACGGCGACGGTTCGCGGGTGGGGTACGCCACCAGCTTCATGTATTCACCGGTTCTCCAGCGTCACATCGCCCTGGCCCGTGTCCGGCCCGACCTGGCGGCCGTCGGGACTCGAGTGCACCTGGAGTTCACGGTGGATCACCATTACGAGAAGGTCGCGGCCCACGTCGCGCGGCTGCCCCTCTTCAACCCGCAGCGGAAGACGGCCTCATGACCGACTACGACGCCATCGTCATCGGCGGCGGCCACAACGGCCTGGTCAACGGGGCGTACCTAGCCCGGGGCGGGCTGAAGACGCTCATCCTCGAACAGCGGCACATCGTGGGCGGGGCGGCCATCACCGAGGAGCTGCGCCCCGGCTTCTGGTTCACGACCTTTTCCTATGCGCTGTCGCTGCTCCGGCCCCAGATCGTCCAGGAGCTCGAGCTGCCCAAGCACGGCTTCCTGCCGCTACTGATGTCGTCACGGTTCGCGCCGACCCCGGACGGGGAATACCTGTGGTTCACCCAGGATCACGACGCCAACCTCCGTGAGATCGCCCGCATATCACCACACGATGCCGATGCCTACGAGCAATACAGCCACGACATGGATCGGGTGTGCCAGGCCATCAAACCGCTGCTGGACATGGTCCCGCCCGACCCGTTCAGTGACGACCCCGAGGAGCTGCTGGCCCTCGCCTCCCTCGGCGGGCTCTTCCGCCATCTCGACAAGCGCACCCTCCACAACGCCATCCGGCTCCTCACCGGCAGTGCGGCGGACTTCCTGGACGGCTATTTCGAGTCCGATCTCCTCAAGGGCTGGCTGGCGTCGTCGGGAATCATCGGTTCCAAGGTCGGACCTCGCTCCCAGGGCTCGGGCCTGGTCCTGCTGTTCCATTCGCTCGGCGAGCACGACGGCGAGTTCGGGACGTGGGCGTTCCACAAGGGCGGCAACGGCGGCTTCACCCAGGTCCTGGCCCGCGCGGCCGAGTCGTTCGGTGCCGAGATCCGGCTCGAGTCGCCGGTTGAACGGGTCCTGACCGCCGATGGGCGGGTGAGCGGTGTGGCGCTGGCGGACGGGACCGAGTTCACGGCCGACGTGGTGGTCAGCGCGCTCGACCCCCGACGCACGTTCCTGGAGCTGGTCAACCCGCGGGAGCTGCCCGACGACCTGGTCGAGACCGTCCGGCGCATGAAATTTCAGGGCGTCGCGTCGAAGGTCAACTTCGCACTGGACGGGCTGCCGCGCTACCCGGCCCTGGCCGACCGGGGGGAGATCTTCCGCGGGTTCACGAACATCGGTCCGTCCATGGACTACCTGGAGCGGGCCTTCGACGAGGGGAAGTACGGGTGGTACAGCCAGAACCCGTACATCGACTGCGCCATCCAGTCGACCGTCGATCCCGACATGGCGCCGCCGGGCAAGCACGTCATGTCCTGCTTCGTGCAATACACCCCCTACCAGCTGCGCGAGAGCGACTGGGACGCGGAGCGGGACAACCTGGGCAACACGGTCCAGACCACCCTCGAACGCTACTTCCCGGGCTTCGGGGAGCTGGTCCTCCAGCGCGAGGTTGTGACACCGCTCGACATCGAGCGCACCGTCGGGCTGAGCGAGGGGAACATTTTCGCGGGCGAGCTGCTTGCGCCCCAGATGTTCTTCCTCCGGCCGGCGCCGGGCTGGGCGCAGTATCGGACCCCGATCCATGGCTACTATCAGTGCGGCTCCGGAACCCACCCCGGCGGGTGCGTCATGGGCGCGCCCGGCCGCCTGGCGGCGGGGCAGATCCTCAACGACCGGGCCGCCGGCTGAGCGTCGAATTCCTTGACGCTGCCGAAAGGCGGCCCGTAGACTCCCGCGGAATGACCGGCATGCAGGCTTCGGCCACGCCTCGGGGGCTGGCTCCCGCGCCGCGACCCTTCCGCCTTCCCCGCCTGCGGCGGCGGACGCTGATCAGCCTGATCGTGGTCGGCGCGGTTGCCCTGGTGGCCTTCAACGTCGGACGCCAGGCGTTCGTGGGCTGGTCGATCGGTCAGCAGGCCGAATCGCTCGAGGCCCAGGTGGCGGCGGCTGAGGCGGAGAACACTGCCCTCCAGCGACAGCTTGAGTACCTCCAGAGCGATGCCTACGTGACCGCTGAGGCGCGCCGCCTCCGGAACCTCGGATACCCCGGCGAGGAGATCCTCTTCATCCCGCCTGGGGCCGCGGTACCAGCCCCGGCAACCTCGCCGGCGACTCCATCCCAGGCGCCGCCGATGCTGGAGCGCTGGATCGCACTCTTCCTTAGTCCCTGATCGCCGACGCCTTACCGGTTGCGATCGCCAGCGTCGCGGATCGTTTCCTTGGCTTCGCCGACCTTCCCCTTGAGCTTGCCCTTGGCCTGATCGAGCTTGCCTGACACTTCAGTCGAGCGATCGCCGGTGATCTTGCCTACCTTTTCCTTGATGGCGCCTTTGGTCTCGTCCAACGCACCCTCCACTCGATCGTCGGTCACCTTGTTCACCTCCGCTATTGCGAGCATTGCCGGCCGGTCTGTCTGCGCTATCCTCCACGTCAGCAGACGCCTCACTCGGCATCTGCCCCGCTGCCCTTGGGCCCGCGCCAAGGACGACGAAGCGGCACTCTACCATTCGCGGGCATTGGCAGCAGGTGGATCAACTCATGAGTATCGAAACCATCATCATCATCATCGTGATCGTCGTTATCGTGCTCTTTGTCCTGGGTTACTTCGGGCGCGGCAGGCTCGGCCGGTAGGCCGGTCGACGGGGAGCCCAAGGTCCCGGCTCCCTCGAGATGGGCTCAATCTGTGCGTGAATCGGTCCAGAAGTCGGCGCGGAGTGGCACTTGACAGTCGCGGTGTAATGCCTCCATCTAGTCATACCGGGAGGTACTCGTAGTGCGCGTCACGCTCGGCGTTATCCTCTTGCTCGTGGCCGTCGTCCTGTTCCTGCTTGCCGCGTTCGCGGTCCAGGTCGGAACCCT from Chloroflexota bacterium encodes the following:
- a CDS encoding adenylate/guanylate cyclase domain-containing protein, producing MSVRVCPSCGEENSERARFCQACATPLPETTEPASEVRKVVTIVFADMAGSTAIGERLDPEALRRVQARYFDAMTAVLERHGGMVEKYIGDAVMAVFGIPLLHEDDAVRAVRAAYEMQEALAALNVELERDHGVQVAIRIGVNTGEVVAGDPRAGQRLVTGDAVNLAARLEQAAEAGQVLLGAKTQRLVKDAVLVEEVAALDLKGKSAPVKAFRLLEVLPDTAGHMRNLDSPMVGRAKELDVLRRALERARGDRTSQLFTVLGPAGVGKSRLIGEFLAGTGDAAVLRGRCLSYGDGITYYALREIVHQAAGISEGDDAPTAMTRLSTVLAGADDSDRIARLVGGLLDWADPSSSEDGFYAVRKCFEHLARERPLIVVFDDIHWAEPLLLDLLEHLADWTRDAELLIVCVARPELYEIRPGWGGGKLNATSILLEPLAGDEAGALLDNILGEAALPPTARDRILAAAEGNPLFVEEMIGMLVDDGLLRLTDGAWRAVSDLADLTVPPTIQLLLAARLDRLESEERAVIERGAVEGKVFHIGAVTSLSPEAVRSQVRPRLLALARKELIRPDRAEFAGQDAFRFRHLLIRDAAYQAMPKEQRAELHEGFARWLTGAAGDRVVEYQEILGYHLEQAYRYRTELGPIDDRTRALGQEAGRALQESSERAAARGDAMSAVHLLERAGEMLEGVDRAKANVDLASLLVGSSDMAPAIAILDRFLASPEAAEVPGLRIRASVYRVSARSGTDPELSFEAARASFASWLAEAEALGDEDAITTSLLRLAQFEFFLGQCRVQREMCERVVPHVERISMDERLMVVWGFNSDAYWGSQPVADGLRSVDTIRSILGDGVVGRRRADELIGWLSAMSDRGEDFDAALNRVDRAWADLGDPDARFWSGGQQRSESLWRLGRPTEAIDWLRGDKRYLDARGETSFNSTVTALLATYLAESGKLDDAASLIPEARTLAASDDFATHVTIGWAKALVLSAQADHGTALMAIDDAMRLITPTDYLNYTADTIRIRGRVLLAAGRREEAQAAFDEALSLFERKGNVASARRLRTWLERPAAAVP
- a CDS encoding aminomethyltransferase family protein, coding for MIRTSPFHERTSALNETGLWSHWAGHLAANRYQVSDKFEYFAVRNAAGIFDTSPLYKYRFAGRDAERYLAGILARDIRACPPQHAQYTTWLDDRGFVFEDGVIQHRAADEYLLTSAEPNFAYFADRVGRMQVTLEDVSLDIGALAVQGPRSRDLLTRLVPGVAELPFFGITTGEISGKSVLVSRTGYTGDLGYEVWAQTPDALAVWDALWEVCDGQGVLPYGLAALYMLRIEAGLLLLGKDFDSSRFAFNDAHRSTPLELGWAWMFKGLTDDDRAFIGRRALEREIAEKTSRWRMSGLVVDWEDYDRVYGEAGLIPPKGHAPVHEDWMVYNGDGSRVGYATSFMYSPVLQRHIALARVRPDLAAVGTRVHLEFTVDHHYEKVAAHVARLPLFNPQRKTAS
- a CDS encoding NAD(P)/FAD-dependent oxidoreductase, with protein sequence MTDYDAIVIGGGHNGLVNGAYLARGGLKTLILEQRHIVGGAAITEELRPGFWFTTFSYALSLLRPQIVQELELPKHGFLPLLMSSRFAPTPDGEYLWFTQDHDANLREIARISPHDADAYEQYSHDMDRVCQAIKPLLDMVPPDPFSDDPEELLALASLGGLFRHLDKRTLHNAIRLLTGSAADFLDGYFESDLLKGWLASSGIIGSKVGPRSQGSGLVLLFHSLGEHDGEFGTWAFHKGGNGGFTQVLARAAESFGAEIRLESPVERVLTADGRVSGVALADGTEFTADVVVSALDPRRTFLELVNPRELPDDLVETVRRMKFQGVASKVNFALDGLPRYPALADRGEIFRGFTNIGPSMDYLERAFDEGKYGWYSQNPYIDCAIQSTVDPDMAPPGKHVMSCFVQYTPYQLRESDWDAERDNLGNTVQTTLERYFPGFGELVLQREVVTPLDIERTVGLSEGNIFAGELLAPQMFFLRPAPGWAQYRTPIHGYYQCGSGTHPGGCVMGAPGRLAAGQILNDRAAG
- a CDS encoding septum formation initiator family protein: MTGMQASATPRGLAPAPRPFRLPRLRRRTLISLIVVGAVALVAFNVGRQAFVGWSIGQQAESLEAQVAAAEAENTALQRQLEYLQSDAYVTAEARRLRNLGYPGEEILFIPPGAAVPAPATSPATPSQAPPMLERWIALFLSP
- a CDS encoding CsbD family protein; this translates as MTDDRVEGALDETKGAIKEKVGKITGDRSTEVSGKLDQAKGKLKGKVGEAKETIRDAGDRNR